CGGATCTACGTACTGCGGCCTATGATCTGGCCATTGGACGGGTCAACCAGGCTATTGCCTTACGAGGATTTTGAAATGGACCGTCGGTTACACGATATTCGTTTTCATGGCCGAGTACAGGAAGAATAAACGCCCATTTTCCCTAAGTCCACGGGTAATTAACGCGTAACTGGCTAGCCGTTCGACCTGCCATCTTCGCCAATTCTTGCTGACTTCTGTCACCATTACCAAAAAATCTCCTTCCCCAACTCCACTTTCCGGCCAATCTCGGTTATCAGGCAAGCCGATACATTGCCGCTTTTGCAAAGTCGATTAATATCACTGCTTAGCAACAGTCTTGCAACGTCAGTGATACGTCCAGCGACCGGGACATAAAGAGCCTCGGTGTGTAAAACGGAGGCCGAAAAACTACCAGGGTTTGACCAGGCCCAGACATGAGATGGTGGGATCTCCACACCGCATATGAATGCCATGCTAAAGTATCTTAACTTAGCGCTATTCAGGACAGCAGTGATTTTATATGTAAAACTGCTTTTTAACCTATAAATCGTCTAACTATTTTAACGTCTTTTATCCGAAATGAGTTTTTTTTATAAAACGACACTTCAACTAGACATGTATACACTAAAAATGGAATTTGAAATATCTATATGAACGAGATCGACGCTGACAGCCAGTACAGAACCCTGACCCCAAGTCAGATTCTTTCCTGGGTGGAACATGAGACACAAATAATGCGATTACGTAGCGATCTTGACGTTATCCCCGGGGGATACATGGCAGCAGCAATCCCCGTACTGGTCGACTGGCCAGCCAGTAAACCAAAAGGCGATCAAGCCCTTATCGTTCTGAGAAATGTCAACTACGGTGGCAACCCATTTGAAAAATCTACCGTGTTACACAGCATGCGTGTTTCGCTTGACGGATTAGAGAGTGTTGAACTCACACTGGTGCCCTTTGGCGAGGGTGGCCGACTCGGGCCCTTGCAACATGTTCAACTGCGTTTCATTTTTGAACCTGGCAAGGGACCCGAGTTACTCAACCTTGCTGATACCGAGATCGGTGCTGATCCACGGATTCCCGACCTTGTATTCAGCTGGGTATCCTGGCGGCGCCCAGATGTCAGCTGGAAATTCCGCACAGGCATGGACGACGAGGCACAAGTCTACTGGCTGAGTCTGCGGGTCTTCGCCGGATCGCAGAAATTCCTGGAAGATGTCTTGGAAGGACGCGACTGGTATAGCTATCCTTTGCGGTTACCGGGCGGCAAAAAAGGACTGGCTGAGCTGTTCATGTCAACGGTAACATTGGGAGATGGTGTGGCACGCGACACATTGGCACACATGTTGGCAGGTGGAGAGGAAGCCTGGCTGAAACATATACCTCCAGGTGACGATGCTGAGCAAGATATCCACCACCAGTGGAGCGAACTGCTCAAGCGTATAAAAACATCAGATCCGCAGGCACTGGAACAAGTACTTCTCCCTCCAGAACAGGACACCTACCACCCACTGGTACGTTCCTGTGCAACCCTGGCACGCCACACTGTCTTACTGACCGTGAAACGGCTAATTGCCAATGGGCAAAATGAAGGCGTAATCCTGGATAAACTGCCCGAGCCACTGCTCGGTACCACAGAAGTCTGGATGAAGGAGTTTGCCCATGCTAACTTGAGAGGATTATTTCTGCGCGCACCTCTCGCATTACGTTACATTATGAGGCACCACGAAATGCTACCGACAGACATTCCTGCTGAGCTTGATGCCGCAGGTCTTCTACAGCGTCGCAATGGCAAACGTTATTCAATCCATTACAGCCCTAAGGGTACGACGCCCTACGGCACTGCATTCTTCATTTAAACGTAATATGAGTTTTCTAAGTTGGCTCACAGATCGAATCATTCTTCAATCCACCCGGCATGATATCCATGTACCGGAAAAAAGTCCTTCGCGACTTCCGCATGGCGACGGTGAACTGGAAGTATGGGTACACCGTGTTGGAGTGGACACGCTGGCAACCCCCGAACTGTACCTGTTAGAGTTTCCCGGTACGGCCAGTCGCGCCGAGCACGAAACTGATTTTGTCGAGAACTGCTGGTCACAATCGTGCATCGAAATCTGGGCAGTCAATCCTCCCGGCTACGGTAAAAGCAGCGGCACGGCTAGTCTGAAAAAAATGCCGGCAATGGCCGAACGTGCACTGCAGGAAGTTTTGCAGGTTGCCGGAGAAACACCCGTAATTGTTGCTGGCGGCAGTCTCGGCAGCGTAAGTGCGCTTTACCTTGCGGCACGTCACCCGATTGATGGTTTACTGGTACAAAACCCACCGGCTCTGCGTGAGGTGATCCTATCACAATCAGGCTGGTGGCACTTCAAATGGCTGACCCGCATGATCGCCGAACAGATACCGCATGAGCTGGACAGTATTGCAAACGCCCGAAGGGTGACAGTTCCCGCCGTCTTTGTCACTGCGCAGCAAGACGAGATTGTACTACCCCATATCCAGCATCAGATCATCAATGCCTATGATGGGCCGTTAAAAATATTTTCAATGGTGAATGCAGAACACAGTACACCCCTGACGGAAAACGACTTCGAGCAACTACGCCCATTGGCAGTTTGGCTGTATGATACCGCGACTCAATGAATAATACTGCTGTACCACCTATTGCACTATTCATGATAAACCACAGGTAGAATACACCAATTGCAATAGTGTCAATGAAGGGTCAATACCGTCTGATTCATTCAGACCGGTCAGCCCTCATCTTCTGCGAGAAACCCTTGTTGTGTTAAACATTTAATGAGACGATGCACGATCTGATTCAGTAATTTTAATAACTGTTTTAAAGTCTTCACTAAAAACACCCCCAAAACTGGATAAATTTATTTATGCTGGATAAAACCAGAAGCAACTTGAATTTGTACATAGTACTTATTTCCGTGCATGGTCTGATTCGCAGCAATAATCTTGAATTAGGTAAAGATGCCGATACCGGTGGCCAGATAAAATATTTAATCGAACTTAGCAAAGCCCTGATTGAACACCCGGATGTTAAACGTGTCGACTTGTTAACCCGCCAGGTTTTTGATTCCAAAGTTGATCTAATCTATTCCCAGGCAAGTGAAATAATTTCCCCCGGCGCAACTATATTTCGTATACCCTGTGGACCCCGTCGATATTTACGCAAAGAAGTTCTCTGGCCTCATCTGGATAGTTTTGCTGATCAGGCTTTATTGCATATTCGCGAAGTAAAAAAAATCCCCGATGTAATACATAGCCACTATGCTGACAGTGGATTTATTGGCGCGCATCTGGCTGGACTTTTAGGCATACCCCTCATTCATACAGGCCATTCGCTTGGTCGAGATAAATTACAACGCCTACTAGCTAACGGTTCTAAAGTTGAAAATATTGAAAAACAATACAATATCACTCAACGCATTGAAGCAGAAGAATATACACTGGATGTTGCTGAAAAAGTCATAGCCAGCACCAAACAGGAAATTAATGAACAATATCAATTGTACGATAACTATGAACCCCAACGTATGTGTGTCATACCGCCGGGTATTGAATTGAAACAATTTTTTCCACCGACAGCAAACAAATATTCGCCGGCTTTTAAAAAATCCATTGATCGTTTTTTAGAAAATCCGAACAGACCCATTATTCTAGCCCTGGCTCGCGCAGACCTGAGAAAAAATGTAAAATCACTCATTGAGGCATACGGCCAATCAACCGAATTACAAAAGATCGCTAATTTGGTAATTCTACTTGGTACACGGGAAGATGTGGCTGACTGGAGCAAGGAATCCAGAGAAGTTTTCAATGAAGTTCTTTACCTTATCGACAAATATGACTTATATGGAAAAATTTCTTACCCTAAATTCCATCACGCCAGTGATATTCCACAGATATATCGCCTTGCCAGCAAAAGTCATGGTGTATTTATTAACCCTGCACTCACTGAACCATTTGGTCTCACCATCATTGAAGCTGCTGCCAGTGGTTTACCAGTAGTTGCCACTAAACATGGCGGCCCCGCTGAAATTATTGAAAATTGCAAAAACGGATTATTGATTGACCCTCTTGATAAGCAACAAATTGCTTCAGCCCTGTTAACTATTCTTTCCAACAAACAGATCTGGACGACATATTCCAAAAGCGGAATATTCCGCTCCCGTAAATTTTATTCCTGGAATGGTCATGTAGAGCGTTACGTTTCAGAGATAAAAAAACACCTTACTAAACGAAATAGAAAAATCAGAACTCGGTCTAAAAAAAGTCGCTTGCCAACTATCGATCGTCTAATTGTTTGTGATATTGACGACACACTTATTGGCAATAACCAGGGTTTAAAATTTTTTCTGGATCGTTTAAAAACAAGTGATGCAAATATCGGTCTAGGCGTTGCAACCGGTCGCAATGTTGCCAGTGCAATTAAAGTACTAAAAGACTGGGAAGTACCAAACCCCGATGTACTTATCACTTCTGTAGGCACCGAAATAAAATACGGGCCACAAACAACTTATGATCATGCATTTTGGCGTTTAATTCAATATCGCTGGGATCCTGCGGCAATATCACAAGCCATGAAAGAAATTCCAGGGATTCGATTACAGGTAAAAAGAAACCAATCAACTTACAAAATTAGTTATCTGGTAGATCCGTCAAAAATGCCTACGTTACGTGAAATAAAACAACATTTACGACATCAAAATTTACACGCCAATGTTATATATTCCCACCAGGCTTATCTCGACATTTTACCCATGCGTGCCTCCAAGGGAGCAGCTGTGCGTTATGTTGCCGATAAGTGGGGAATTCCACTTGAACATATACTGGTTGCCGGAGATTCCGGAAACGATACCAATATGTTGCTGGGAGATACCCTGGGGGTTGTAGTCGCCAACCACAACACCGAACTACGTCGTTTAAAAGGCAGACCAAGAATTTATTTTTCGAAAGGAGAACATGCCTGGGGTATCAATGAAGCCATGGATCATTACAATTTTCTTGGTCAGGTAGATACCCACGATGAACAAAACTTATCTTTCCCTATGAGTTCAAAGGTTATTGAATTTATCTAACCTGTTAAAATTCAATATTACAAACCCAAAAAGTTCTCGCTTCAAAAGTATATACAGAAAGCCCAAAAAGTGTTTTCTTTACTAAATAATCGTCGGCGACTTAGTGAACCAGATTCAGCTGTAGATAGATATTTTTGCGGTATGAATTGACCAAAATATTCGCCGAGCTGACTGAAGGATTTTTGCTTCAGTTCAGCAATCTTATCCGCCATTTTTTGTTGTGCTGAACGAGGCTTGCGACGCAAAGTGGCAAGGTGAAATCTGGGGAGATATAAGGTCGTATTTTTCATGCCTTATTATCTCATTTTGGGCATAATCAAGCAGCTTAATATTGCATGCTAGACACCCTTAACTTAGTGCCATTCTGGTGAACCCCTTTTGCCTTTTCCTTCTTCTTAATCTCGCAGAAGAATTTTAATCAGAAGAGTAATAGACAAAAAAATCTGTATGCCTGTAAGTATAACTACGATAAGTCCTGGCCATTTATGCTCTTTTATAATGTAGAAAATATACTGAAGT
This genomic interval from bacterium BMS3Abin11 contains the following:
- a CDS encoding alpha/beta hydrolase family protein, producing the protein MSFLSWLTDRIILQSTRHDIHVPEKSPSRLPHGDGELEVWVHRVGVDTLATPELYLLEFPGTASRAEHETDFVENCWSQSCIEIWAVNPPGYGKSSGTASLKKMPAMAERALQEVLQVAGETPVIVAGGSLGSVSALYLAARHPIDGLLVQNPPALREVILSQSGWWHFKWLTRMIAEQIPHELDSIANARRVTVPAVFVTAQQDEIVLPHIQHQIINAYDGPLKIFSMVNAEHSTPLTENDFEQLRPLAVWLYDTATQ
- the mfpsA gene encoding mannosylfructose-phosphate synthase; translation: MLDKTRSNLNLYIVLISVHGLIRSNNLELGKDADTGGQIKYLIELSKALIEHPDVKRVDLLTRQVFDSKVDLIYSQASEIISPGATIFRIPCGPRRYLRKEVLWPHLDSFADQALLHIREVKKIPDVIHSHYADSGFIGAHLAGLLGIPLIHTGHSLGRDKLQRLLANGSKVENIEKQYNITQRIEAEEYTLDVAEKVIASTKQEINEQYQLYDNYEPQRMCVIPPGIELKQFFPPTANKYSPAFKKSIDRFLENPNRPIILALARADLRKNVKSLIEAYGQSTELQKIANLVILLGTREDVADWSKESREVFNEVLYLIDKYDLYGKISYPKFHHASDIPQIYRLASKSHGVFINPALTEPFGLTIIEAAASGLPVVATKHGGPAEIIENCKNGLLIDPLDKQQIASALLTILSNKQIWTTYSKSGIFRSRKFYSWNGHVERYVSEIKKHLTKRNRKIRTRSKKSRLPTIDRLIVCDIDDTLIGNNQGLKFFLDRLKTSDANIGLGVATGRNVASAIKVLKDWEVPNPDVLITSVGTEIKYGPQTTYDHAFWRLIQYRWDPAAISQAMKEIPGIRLQVKRNQSTYKISYLVDPSKMPTLREIKQHLRHQNLHANVIYSHQAYLDILPMRASKGAAVRYVADKWGIPLEHILVAGDSGNDTNMLLGDTLGVVVANHNTELRRLKGRPRIYFSKGEHAWGINEAMDHYNFLGQVDTHDEQNLSFPMSSKVIEFI